A single window of Selenihalanaerobacter shriftii DNA harbors:
- a CDS encoding ArsR/SmtB family transcription factor: MEELKRKTKILKALSHPARLCIVKGLLNIGSSNVSNLQNCMEMPQSTVSQHLAKLRSAGIIKGEREGVQVNYSVVNEDAKRIIESLFE; the protein is encoded by the coding sequence ATGGAGGAGTTGAAAAGGAAGACAAAAATTTTAAAGGCTTTATCTCATCCAGCAAGATTATGTATTGTAAAGGGATTATTGAATATAGGAAGCAGTAATGTTTCTAATTTGCAAAATTGTATGGAGATGCCACAGTCTACAGTTTCACAACATTTGGCTAAATTAAGGAGCGCAGGAATTATAAAGGGTGAAAGAGAAGGGGTTCAAGTTAATTATTCAGTAGTTAATGAAGATGCTAAAAGAATAATAGAATCATTATTTGAATAA